The genomic region GTTCGGTCTATATATCGGTCACTGAGCACTTGTGGCCGGCCCGCCGTACGTTGCCGCCAGCTTGCCCGGTCCTGCGCCGGCACGGCAGCACGACCAGTCGGACTCTCGTCCCAGTAAAATCGCGGCGAGAGAGTGAAAAGTAAAGGCTAGGTTGGGTCACATCGCCGAGTCGGGAATCGGGTTCGTTTGGGGTTCAGAGATGAGATTGGAAACCGGAAAGAGGCATCTGTCTGGCCGTCGTCTATCCATCTCTTTCCATCTGCCGTTTCCTGGCCAGGCCGGGGTCATGTGCTGCAACAGTGGTACATGTTTTGCAACAGTGGTACATGTTTGCTAGCTGTTGTTCCTCTACTGCTTCCTCTGTTTATTTTTAGTTATcgttggatagtgcaaaattaaacTATCTAACGataactaaaaagaaacggagaggGAGTACGATGCAACGCGGCGGTGTACATGTGGCATGGTGTGGCAGTAGCAAGACTGGTGTGGTGCGTACCGCTCGTTcaagtgcagtgcagtgcagtgcagtgtTCCTGTGCTCGCTAGGTGACTACTGGTGGTTTGGCTAGCAATCTGCTGGGAGCATCATTGCTGCCGAGAGTCAAATAGCTGGGAGTGTAAAAATTTGCTGGGTTCTGTCGGTGTTATCAAGGGATACCCATGACAAGACCCATAAACATTTCTCTAGCCTATTCGCAGAGCAAGCCTGTGAGATGGTATGATCAAGTACTCGACGAGCAAGTCTGTCACGTGATACAAATAATCAAGTTCTCATCGAGCAAGTCTACGAGACGGGGTGTATGACCAAGTTCCGCCGAGCAAGTATGTAAGGCGAGGCATACGACCAAGTTCCCGCCGAGCAAAGTCTATGAGGTAGGGCGAACGACCAAGTTCCCGCCGAGCAAGCCTGCGAGGCGGGACGTACAACCAAGATAACGCCAAGTGGACCCGCAAGGAAGGAACCCAGGCCGTGACGATCGTGACATGACACATCATCACCAAACTATATCCGTGCCATGTGTACAGTGCCAAAGGGGACTACGACAACTGGGTCTCTACGGTAACGACCCACGTACCAGAAATGATAGGATGACGCGCCTATTGCTTACTCACATATGTTGGAGGGCAACACAAGGACATTGATAGAAGATAAAGTTGTACTGAACATGAACCTCAATCTTACCGTAAGCACGTTCTGCGAGACCCATTAGGCACGACAGCGTAGGCGTCGAGCAAGCTACAGAAACTCGTACGTCGGACGGACGAGACAGAACGCCATACTTTTGGTACATCAGCACGCGGCCCGTCAAAAAGAGTCATACCGTATGCAGGCACACCCCAAGACTGACCTAAGGGCCCGCTACGCACTACCGCGCAAGGCATTAGTTGTAGAACTCATGCTCTCTGTCTCTCATGTAAGGACCATTCCTTGAAGTATAAAAGGAAGTCCCTCTCTTTGTATTCGGACACAAGCACGCATCCTGTAAATACGTCTCAAAAGCAATATTATGATCAGTACTAAACTGAACTCGAATGGAAGCCTAAACCAGTGTAAATCTAGTGTCTCAGTTCTTCCAGAGTGAGTCTGCATTTGTATCCCACCAAACATAAATTTATTGCCGGCCGGTTTCCTAAACACGAGAGGCTCCATCCTTGCGAGTCCTTTGCTCGCCATCTTGTCTGCATCGGAACTGTGCATTGCACCGGGAGCATTTGTCACTCAACCCGTCACTCGCTCGTACTGTTCGTGAACAGTGTCCGCACTACGCGGTGTATGTCGAGTGCGACGAAGCAGACGTTAGAGAAGCGATACTTTGGTCTTGTACTCTTGTGTGTCATCAGTCATCGCACGCGCGTTGTTGTGATGTTCAAGCAGACAGATTTTCCAAGAGGGGCCTGTGACCACTACCTATCCACCCAAATTCTTCATCAGCCTTTCTGCCAACCACTACGTTCATGTGATGTGAGCTTGGTTTACGATCTACGACTAGTGAAAACTCTCCTGATGTATCCACGCCTCACCAACACACGCCTCTTTTGCACGAATGGATACTACTTGGGAGATTTCCTGCAGGCGTTTTTAAAAAGAAGAAAACACATCTGCACGCCAACTATGACGGCGAGACCGCATGCAGTGCGAAACTCACCGATCTAGGCTCGGTAGAGCCTGCTCGCTGACCTAGCTAAAGGCAGCGATATTCTGATCGGACCATCAGCAGGCGAGTGGTATGGCTCCCTTTCCTTCGATGGCGACCACCGATCCATCCCTTCCTGCCTTGGTGGTGCAAGAGAGCCTTGCCTTTGTCCAGGTGGGGGGTTGTTGTAGATTAATGGTGGACAACACCGGACGTGGTAGAGAAGACAACGGGATCGACGTGACTAGCTCAGTTTCCGCCGCAGCATACATCAACGTGCCATCTATCATCCTCTTCTTTAGCTCAGTTTCGTCCCAGACTCCCAGTGGCCAGTTTTTCTGCAGTTGCGACGACAGTGATAATAGCCGGGAGGCAACTTCCATGCTCTGGCGTTCTGGCCATCACGTTTCTCGCGCGAGGAGGATTCCATTCCATGCCACGCCGCGCCTGCGTCCACGCCCTAGCTCGGCGCTTCCTGTGATTGCTGGACCCGCGCTCCTGCCCGAGTTCTCCTGCTCGTGGCGGGCTTCCCAGTCCCCCTCTGCTTTTGGCTCGGTGCGCTGCTCGAACAACTCAATGGAGATAATTGCCTGGTTCAGTTTCTCAGGGACCACCTGCGAGGGAACGAAGGTTATTGGCGAGCGCGGTGATGTGGATGTCAAACTCGCTGACCGACTCTCCATCCATGATTGTAGAGACTCTCATGGATGCGAAATAAGCTGTGAGAAATTGTTGTCCTAGGCTCGCTCGTATGTTAACTGGCTTGCTAGTATGTGTAAAGCATTTCTGTAAGATTGTAGCCCAAAGTCCCAGCAGCATCCTACTCTCTGTTTGGTCTCCTCTCAAAGAAAAGCGTGTGCTACAAAGGCGCAGACGATACACGAACTGCTTAGATATTGAGAAAGAGGATGGATCGCTCATCAGAGCACGCGTTTCAttggcagtaaaatagcatactaCACTGATCCTTTAGTGCTTGTTTGGGAGTAGGGATGATAGTGGGTAAGATAACCGGTGggcacacgaagccacacccataCCCACTAGGAAAAAAATTGACCCATACTCATACCCactacccatcatgggtacaaaattaCGTCATACTCATACCCACcatgggtagcgggtacccatcggGTACCCATACTCATTAACATTACGATAGACATGATTATTTGAATCACAAAAATAAGTACCAGCATAGCAAATGTATCGAACCCAACATAATTTTATCATATGTTCATCAATATTCAACATTAAATGGCAATATCATGCCTTCAAATCACACAAAACATAGCATTGATTCTACAAAAATGTGGACAAAACATAGCATTCATTTTATATGAGACATATAAATCCGGACCCACGTGTCATATATTAGCGGGTTCCCCATCGTGTAGCGGGTATGGGGCAACAGAGAACATACTCATGCCCACCGTACCCGATGGGCATAACAAATGACCCAATAaaatacccatgggtatcaaaatccgccatacccgtgccctaatagggtttttacccatcgAGTTTTggatttcgggtacccattgtcaTCCCTATTTAGGAGCAGACTACAGAGAATGAAGATAATTGAAGGGATTAAAATATTTTTATTATTAAAAAATAAATAGCGAAAAGACTTTAACCCCTCGAATCCCCTTGCTTTCAAATATGGAAAGTCGGTGTGCCTGATTTCTGATCTTGCAGACAATCACTTAAGTCACAAGCCAACCAAACAAAACACGGTAATAAGTACCCTGTAACCGATCGATAACGCTGCTAGTTGGTCCCGATTACCGTTGCCACTACGTACGGTACCTTAATCTTGTCGCTTAgcatgtactccctccgtttctttttatttgtcgctggatagtgtaattttgcactatctagcgacaaataaaaagaaaccgaGGGAGTAGTGATTTTTTGTCTATTTCCCAAAGCAGACGTGGGCTTTGATTCAGCGCCGCGGTGGACGGACACTCGCATCAGCTGCTTGCGTTTGCGGCTTGTGCTGCCAAACACACGAACTCCGTCAGGCTTTACTGAATGAAGCTCTTCCTATCTAGAACTAGAATTAACGATGCAGCATTAGTCTAATGCAACTGCCCCTTGAGAATCCTGATTCGTGATGATTTCAGATTTTGTTTATGCACCAGTTGGCAAATTACAATTAGTGTGGCGTGTAACGAACTTGCCCCAACCGCCTAGATGAGTTAGGCCATTTCCAGCAGCTTAGTCATCTCTATACTAATATTCAAATTCCACTatgtgtgaacagtacggtgtacaGTATAAAACAGTTTTGGGGTGAACATATGAGTGAACCGCTGAACACGTCAAGGTCTAAGTGACAGATTAGGCGAGAGAGCGAGACATGCTTCTGTTCGGTACTTCCAGGATGCATGTATTCTTAAGGAGGTACTCGTACTATGGTCTATGGTAGATGGAGAACAGAAGATTTAGGGTCTATTCGGACCCATTAACACTGAAAACAATGAGCTAGTTAATGTAGTTACTAATTTTTAGCTAGCTAATGTAGTTTTTATGGGCACTGTTTGAATCCACCTGCTAGCTAGCTAATAAAATAGATGGTTGGGTAGTAGTGTGTTGAAGACGCCTATATGAACTATTAGTAGTACCTATTAAGAACTTGAAACCTGCTAGTACAACTAACAGTTAGCAGCCCTCATGTTAATAGACAGTTGTATGCAGGTGCCAATGCATGCCACTTGCATGCATCTCTAGTGCAATAATTTCTGCTGGACCACTAAACACAATGCGAAGTACTTACTACTCCTTTCCTCGCTAACGCTCCAGCCAGTGGACATCACTCTCACACCACGCGCAACCCCAACTCCACACGGCTACATCGAAATAGAAACAACTAAGGTGTCatttagggtgcgtttggttgcaatgacaggacGGGATGGGATGGGACGATCACTCAAATTAGATTGTTTGGTTCTGGGTCAAGGGTTGGGACAGTACTATCCTGTGTTGTCCCCTGTTGTCCCTCAAATTTGGAGGGACGAGAGAGGACGTCAGGGGACGATCCCGTCCTAGCTGTCccacaaccaaacacacccttagttcACATATTAGTAACGTAGTGGATAACTGATAACGTTAAATTATGTTTGTTTAAATCCAATCGTAATCAATACTACACTACAAATAGATATCGtcttattcaaatttgttaccgcgGTATTCAAATGTGAAtcattattattatcatttatgtTACCTTTCgcgaaccaaacagcacctaacTTAAACGAACACATGTGGGAAGAATCTGTTAGTATTTTTGTCCATCACCCTACGTACGTGTCCGTGTTATCATCCAGGCGGGCGCGTGGACGCGAAGCGCCTCTGCCGACAACCGCGTTTGCCAGCGCTTTGCTCCACCCGCACGGCCGCGCACCGGCGAAAACGGCTTCGCCGTCGTCGGCCCCGCAAGGTGTGGTCGCAGTCACATATCATGATCGATCGCAAACAACAACAGAAATCCGCGATACCAATGCAATtgcgcctcctcggcctgggcgTCACGCAACCTGTTTCCTTCCTTGGCTGACACTGTCGGCTGTCGCGATTGCGGCGCCGCGCCGTCATGGCCTGCCTATCGGTCACGCACGGGCCTTGCTTTGCCGCGGGGGGCAAGGGTCACCCGCACTGCACGCGTGCCAAGGGAGACGCGGCCGTCGCTTTACCGCATCCCAGGCCCGGCGGCCGCCGGGGCGAAGGATCTGGACGGCGTTGGCTCCACGTTGCCGGGACGGCCTCTACGCGTGCaaattttttttatattttttcgaATATGATGGAGTGAGGTAGAATACACTTTAAAACCATGTTGGATTACATAGAGATCAAAGAGGATCGAAAGAAATTAAGGTCTTTCTAGAGCTCCTCCATCAGACCATCACACCGAGTATGAGCTCCTAAAAAAGAGTATGAGCTCCTAAAAAAACCAGACCGAGGAGACAGAAAAAAAACAGTTTCTATTTTTCTCTTTATTGGACCCACATCACAGGATAAGCTAGAAAAGAGCTAGTGCTCTTTCTAAAAATAAGAATGTAACTGTTTTCTAAAAATAAGAATGTAACTTTTAGAGCTAGTGCTCTAAAAGTGAAGGAGTTGCGTagactttttctttttcttatagaGGCCTATATGAGCGTGGTGAGGATAAGCACGACACCTCTAGCTTTGCGAGACCATCGATTTTGCTGAAGTAGTGTACTTCACTGCACACGAAAGCAGTAACAAGTGGAGGAGAATGTTTGCATGGCTCAAGCCGTTGATAAATTTTCTCTGATGTTATTTTTTGTGAAAAACGATTTCTCTGATGATATTTGTACGAATAACTTTTAAAAAGTtaaaaagaatgaagaagaaaaaaaaaccaCGCTCCGGCCGGCGGCTTTGCCGCTGTCTTTCCCGGGCCGTCCACGCAAACCCGTGCTAGCTGGAGATTTGCCAGCCCACCACTCTGGGTCGTTGCCTCCACGCTCACCGGCCGGCGCGCACGCCAGCGGCTCGTCAACATTTCCAGCTGCGGCCACGTGGCATCCCGCCACGCCTCATCCTGAGTCATAACTGGATCGGAGGGACGGATCGGGTCAAACGCAGCGTGGATTTGTTTTTAATCGGGGACGCGAGGCTTTTGGGGCCTAACACGTGGCTAATTGCGCATTTTTTTAGTCTATTTTATTTTTCttaagaagggaaaggcaaccggtaTTCTATTCTATCGCGTGCGTGCGTAGCAGGACACACCGACCTGGCCGTACTAACTTGTGAAGCCTGCATGCCCACCGTGCTATTCATTCAGTTTTGTCAAATGATTCCTTTTACCGCCGAAGGTTTGACGGCGCCGCCGCGGCGCCGGCAGGCTAGCTGCCTTTAGATTAGACATATTTCTCGCCGGATGCGCAGGGGCATGTAGCGTCCGGCGCACGTAGTCGTGAACGCAGCGGTGCGTGGTACTTGAGTCGGCACGGGCCTTTGTCAATTTTGGCCACCCATCTCTGACGACGTGAGAGATCTAGCAGCCCTGTACTTGGGCCTAGCTACTCGCCGCCATATGCCCCTTCTCCAGTTCTCTTGCCTCTCTCGGCATAGCATACAACAAGTGCGTGCCAACTTGGTTAGGCATTTGTTTCTGCCCTGCCACAGTTGTTGTTTGGCCGTTCGTTATGTGTTGGATTTTTTATGGTCTtgacccatttattgaataaactttatagtgtgtaatggtggagaaaacCAAtaataccacattggaagtccaagtgtcttttggcttgacttatatggtgtgatttattccacttaacttggaaagtcaagaaatggacaagggcgccgccggccgggccgggcgtggcaggCAACTAACCGCGCAAACCTTTCAGCTGCATGCGAGACCGTTGTCCTTAGGCCTGCTAATGGCAAAACATCCAACCCACTCCCACCCATACCCAAGTCTAATAACTTTGATATCCATTCCACACCCACCTAAAAATATTAGAAGAAAGTTAAACTCAACCCATCCAATAACATTATTGACCCCAAACCAACCCgtaattgggtggaaacccatggaAAACCCGTGGGCTTAGCATATTGTCTCACATCAAGCCAACTGCATAGTTTCAATGACATACAAAAACATAGTTGCATACTTGCATACACAGTAACAATTTTGGTCGATAAACATTTAGGTCTCGAGAGAATAACAAAAAACATCTGTTAAAGATCCTTAATGAACAATAATCTTTTTGGCAAGAAACATAAACTAGTAGCAGTGAAAAGAGTCTGTGATCAAGCTTGAAGCTAGCAACAATGAAAGGGGACATCTAGATAGCATCAGAAGCCCACCGGACGACGCATAAATCTCCCTGGAAGTGAAAAGAAAAGCACCATGAGTGTATATTGCTTTCTTGTTGAATGTAATATTAAATATTTTTCTAAATAAAGCAAATATTCTCTTTATTTAGAAAAAACAACACATATTTTGTAATCCCACGTACATATGGAAACAAATAAACCCTACACTACACAAATAAAAAAAGAGGATATATTGTTTACTAACCCATTTCCACTGGTAGGAAGAGTGTTGCTGCTAGCTGGGTCCAAACACAACTGGATAAACTGAAATAGCAAAACAACAATTGTTAGGAAAGTAGAGTGATTACTAGCATACTTAGCAATATATTACAGTAAATATAGAGAGAGTAAAAGCAACTAATAAGCTATGTGATTACTAGCATACTTATCAAGTACCTTGAATATTTGGGTACTCATACAACCAATCCTTGCAACATACAAGGCATTCAAGTGTTTCTGGTGTCATTAAGCTTCGATTATCAGCAAGAATGCGACCACCGGCGCTAAAAGCAGACTCCGAAGGAACAGTGCTCAAAGGTATTGCTAATAAATCACGCGCCATAGCTGAAAGCACTGGGTATTTGTTTGCATTTGTCCTCCACCAACTTAGAATTTCAAATCTTTCATCTGTTCTCACAAATTCTTCTTCTAAGTATGCGTCAAGCTCAGACTTTGCAAGACGTCTTCCTCTTGTTTGGGACCACTGAGAAAATTCTTTATCCAACCTTCTTTTTCCAAGAATCGGTGGGCCCAAAGTACTAGTATTTGTAGCAACAATAGGTGAGACTGTAGTATCTTTTTGAACGATTTTTGCATATTCACCAAAAAATTTGGTGAACCATTGTTTGGCCAAGGACATGTTTATCTGGATGTCGATAAACTGTTGACACGTCTTCTCATAAAAAAAGTCCAAAAAATCCATCTTCTTTGACGGGTCAAGTATAGTGGCTATGACAAGTGCCATATTATACTTGCCCTTCTCCCAGTATTTATCGAACTTAGAATCCATTGCtagtgccaaatcctcaagcacacaATTGATTTGCCAATTTTCATTTCTTAGAGCTTGATGGATACATAACACATTATGCAAAAACAAATGAGATGTTGGACTTCTATGTGCTGAGAATGCTTTTGTAGCTTCCTCAAATGCCCCAAGAAACTCTCCAATTGCCTCAGAATTTGTCCACTCTTCATCATCTGGTGAAGGCTCAAGTTGTTCCTCAGCATATCTCTTCAAGACAACTTTGTACTCAATGGCCTCCATAATCATGTTGTGTGTCGAATTCCAACGATTTGGAACATCAAGAATTAATCCGGCCTTTGAAGGCAATCCAGACCTCTCAGCAATCTCATTAAAAGCTTGTATGCGAGAGGGTGAGGATATGATATGTCTGACCAGATCACGAATCTTATCGATTGCTCCATGAGCAATTGCCATTCCATCTTGAACTAGGAGATTCAAGATATGTGCACAACATCGGATATGAAGATGCTCGCCTCCAAATAACATGTCTGAACGTCCACTTTCTCGAAGGAGGTCACATGCTGATTGATTGTTGGAGGCATTATCCAATGTGATAGTAAACACCTTCTCTTTTATCCCCCACTCTATGAGACACTTCGTAATTACTTCTTCGACTGCTAGGCCCGTGTGTGGATATTTGACATCTTTGAATGCAATAGTCTTCTTTTTCAAGATAAAGTTTGCATCAATGTAGTGGGCTGTCAAGCAAAGATAACCCAACTTCTGATTTGAGGTCCAAAGATCAGATGTCAAGCAAATCCGAGAGTTAATACTCTGTAGCTCATTCCTTAGCTCTTGCCTCATCATCTTGAATCTAGCAATACAATCATTTCTCATCGTCTGACGCCCAACACCTCTGAACGATGGTTGCAATGACTCCATCCACGAGGCAAAGAAAGGATCATCAAACTTGTTGAATGCGACCTCGGCACTGATGCACCACTTAACCATGCACTCACGAGTCTTTCGAGGGTCAAACACAAATGAACCTTCTCCTGTCCTTTTTCTCATTGTAGCAATGAATCGCTTGCGGTCCTCAACTGGAATTGTAGAaagggaaggagacgaagctagcTGCACCAAGGGAGATGGTGCCGCCGCCACGATGCGCTTGTGGGTGAAGTCGTCGTCCACTCGCCCGTCTTCTGTCTAGCCTAGACGGTCTAGGACAAGCGCTATAGCATATGGGCCTCTGTCCTTTGAGTTGGTCGGTGTCTCGGTGAAGTAGTGAATAGATAATCAAATGGATGAAGGCCCATAGAGCATACCGCCTTTACAAACCCATCAAAACCCATGGATATAAATTGTTTCCACCCATAATATAAAGAAAACCCACCCGTTACAACCCACAATCAATTAAAACCCATCACAACCCATATAAACTAAACCCATTTCTATAACCCACCCAAAATACCCATTTATACCCACCCCGTTTGCAGGCCTAGTTGTCCTTCAGCTGCCCGTCTCTTGGTGTGTCGCGTGCAGtctcttctccttcagcttccctctgcgagaggttaaatagagaagAACCCCTGGCACTTGACACACACGAGAACAGAACCATTTCAGAGTCACAAGTCCAGCCGCAAGTGAGGGTGTTTCCATCTCgtagctctgcgcgcacagagaggcgagagggcaggtgccttcgaagcccttgccgttcgagaccttgctcgagggatcgg from Zea mays cultivar B73 chromosome 6, Zm-B73-REFERENCE-NAM-5.0, whole genome shotgun sequence harbors:
- the LOC109940126 gene encoding uncharacterized protein codes for the protein MMRQELRNELQSINSRICLTSDLWTSNQKLGYLCLTAHYIDANFILKKKTIAFKDVKYPHTGLAVEEVITKCLIEWGIKEKVFTITLDNASNNQSACDLLRESGRSDMLFGGEHLHIRCCAHILNLLVQDGMAIAHGAIDKIRDLVRHIISSPSRIQAFNEIAERSGLPSKAGLILDVPNRWNSTHNMIMEAIEYKVVLKRYAEEQLEPSPDDEEWTNSEAIGEFLGAFEEATKAFSAHRSPTSHLFLHNVLCIHQALRNENWQINCVLEDLALAMDSKFDKYWEKGKYNMALVIATILDPSKKMDFLDFFYEKTCQQFIDIQINMSLAKQWFTKFFGEYAKIVQKDTTVSPIVATNTSTLGPPILGKRRLDKEFSQWSQTRGRRLAKSELDAYLEEEFVRTDERFEILSWWRTNANKYPVLSAMARDLLAIPLSTVPSESAFSAGGRILADNRSLMTPETLECLVCCKDWLYEYPNIQVYPVVFGPS